A section of the Saliniramus fredricksonii genome encodes:
- the rplS gene encoding 50S ribosomal protein L19, which produces MNIIEQLDKEQIEKLGKEFPDFDAGDTVIVNVRVREGERTRVQAYEGVCIARNGGGLNQSFTVRKISYGEGVERVFPLYSPLIESIKLVRRGKVRRAKLYYLRDRRGKSARIAERVDRNRVSRKDRIAAEKAAAAAAADSTPAAE; this is translated from the coding sequence ATGAACATCATCGAACAGCTCGACAAGGAGCAGATCGAAAAGCTCGGCAAGGAATTTCCCGATTTCGACGCCGGCGATACGGTCATCGTCAATGTGCGCGTCCGTGAAGGCGAGCGCACCCGCGTGCAGGCCTATGAGGGCGTCTGCATCGCGCGCAATGGCGGCGGGCTCAACCAGAGCTTCACCGTCCGCAAGATTTCCTACGGCGAGGGCGTCGAGCGCGTCTTCCCGCTGTATTCGCCGCTGATCGAGTCGATCAAGCTGGTGCGTCGCGGCAAGGTCCGCCGCGCGAAGCTGTATTACCTGCGCGACCGTCGCGGCAAGTCAGCGCGTATCGCCGAGCGTGTCGACCGCAACCGCGTCTCGCGCAAGGATCGCATCGCCGCCGAGAAGGCTGCTGCCGCCGCCGCCGCTGACAGCACGCCCGCGGCCGAATAA